The sequence CGGCAGCGCGAACCACACCAGCAGCCGGCTGTCCGGGCCGCCCCGGGTGAGGACCAGGACGGCGGCGCCCAGCGCGGCCACCAGCAGGGCCGCCCCGCGCACCGCCCGCACCGCCGGGGCGACGCCGGCCCCGTGCGGGAGCGCCAGGCCGGCGGCGACGAGCCGGTCGGACACGGCACGCACGGCGTCGGCCGCCGCTGCCGCCGCGCGCACCGGCGCTATCGGCGACTGGCCCTCCGGCCCGATGGCACGGATCACCGTGCGCTCCACCTCGTCGCGGCCCTCCGGGTCGACGACCGTCGCCCAGCCGGTGTGGGCCAGCAGCAGCCGCCGCCGCAGATGCATGGAGACGAGCGCCAGGTCGGCGACCCGGCGCGGGCCGCCCGACAGGAACGCCGCCTCGTACAGGGTGAGTTGCCGGGCGCCGGACGCGCCGTCGGGCCGCCGGGCCGCGCGGGCTCCCGCGAGACAGAGCCGGGCGCAGGGCAGCCCCGCCGCACCCCAGGCGACCAGCAGCAACAGAAACGGAACCATGCCGGATTTCTATGCCTGCACCGCCCGCGGCGCCATAGCTCGTCCAACAGGTGGACGGCCGTCTCAGGAACTGCTGCCGCAGCTCGACCCGCCGCCACAGCTGGAGCCGCCTCCGCAGCTCGAACCGCCACCGCAACTCGATCCGCCCCCGCAGCTGGAGCCGCCACCGCAGCCGGAGCCGCCTCCGCAGCCGGAACCCGAGGAGCCTCCGCAGCTGCTTCCCGACGAGCTGCCGCAGCCGCCCCCGGGGCTCGACCCGGCACACCACACCGTCGGCGCGAGCAGCAGCGCCGAGTCCGTGGAGCTGGACGGGGTGTACGCAGGGCCGGCGGGCCGGGTCCGGGCCGCCGTGATCAGGTGCGTCCGCAGCCCGGGGTCCGCGACGCCGCGCAACCCCCGGGTCGCCACCAGGAACGCGGGGTCGGTCCGGTAGGCGTGGGCGGCTCCGAACTCCGCCGCTGCCCTGCGCCCCGCCCGGGTGATCCGGGACCGGGCCACCGCCGCGCAGATCAGCCCGGTCATCGCCCCGCCGATCAGGGCCGGGAAGGCGAGCAGGAAGAACGGCAGGTCGGTGCCGGTGCCGTCGTTGTCCGCCATGAAGCGGCTGATGGCCAGGAACAGGGCCACCGGCAGCCCCAGCAGGCAGAGCACGCCCTGAAGCGTCCCCCACCGGCGCCACCGCGCGTCCGCGTCGGGCGGCGCCAGCAGCCCGCGCGCGGCCAGACCGTCACCGGTCTCCTGCACCGCCGCGTGCCGCATCACCGCCACCCGCAGCGCGGCCAGCGCCCCGCTCGGCGCGGCGGCCAGCTCCTGGAGCACCGCACGCTCCACCGGATCGTGGGCGACCGGCCGCAGGACCGCGACGATGCCGGGGCCGCCGACGGCCAGCCGGCCGTCCGCGTGCATGGCGGCCAGTGCGGTGTCGACGACCCGGCCGGGTCCGCCGTGGAGGAACGCCACCTCGGACAGGTCGTGCACCGTGCCGGACCGCTCCCGGCGGCGGGCACGGGCGAGCCCGCTGATGAGCGGGACGGACGAGCAGACCACGGCGAGGATGAGGAGTACGGGCAGCACGGTCATCCCCGTCACCGCCCCACCAGCGCGGAGCGGGCGGCCCGCACCAGCCGGGTGGCGCGTCCGGGCGGTCGTGGCGCCGCCCGGTCCCGCCACCAGTACGTCAGCCGGCGCCGGGCCGCGTCGTCCTCCGGGCGGCCCGCGACGAGCAGGTGCTCGGCGAAGTCCAGGGCGTCGCGCCGGTACCCCGACGTCATGGGCCGCGCTCCGGCGTACGCGAGGAACGCGGCCCGGTAGCCGTCGCCCAGGATCCCGGGCAGCTCGGGCGCCACCTTGGCCACGACGTCGGCGCGCTTGGCGGCGAGGGCGCGGCTCTGCACCCCGAGCCGGCGCCGGTCGAACCCCTTCGGCGCGGGCGTCCCGGCGACGAGGGCGGACAGCAGGGCGGTCTGGGCGACGGCGACACCGTCCCGTACGGACTCGGCGACGGGTGGGGCGGGCGGGACTTCCGGGGGCGCCCAGGCAGCCGAGGCGCCCTCGCCCTTCTCCAGCACCCCCCGGATCGCGTCCAGCTCGCCCGCCAGCTCACCGGCCGGCGGGAACGCCTCGTCGCGCTCCAGCAGCACCCCCGGCGGGTCGACCCGGGAGCGCAGTCCGGCGAGGACATCGAGGACCGGGGCGGTCACCGGGTGGGCGTGCGTGTCGTGCCACACTCCGTCCTTCTCGATCCCGCCCGCCACATGCACGTACGCGATGGCCTCCACCGGCAGCTCGTCCAGGGCGGTCGCCGGGTCCTCGCCCCGGTTCACGTGGTTGGTGTGCAGATTGGCCACGTCGATCAGCAGCCGCACCCCGGTCCGCCCGACCAGCTCGGCCAGGAACTGCCCCTCGGTCAGCTCCTCGTCCGGCCAGGAGATCAGCGCCGCGATGTTCTCCAGCGCCAGCGGCACCGGCAGCGCCTCCTGCGCGATGCGCACGTTCTCGCACAGCACGTCCAGCGCCGCCCGGGTGCGCGGCACGGGCAGCAGATGGCCCGCCTCCAGCACCGGCGACCCGGTGCGCGCCCCGCCCGCCCGGACGAACGCGATGTGCTCGGTCACCAGCGGCGCGCCCAGCAGCGTGGCGCGGGCGGCGAGGTCCGCGAGCTTGCCGGGGTCGGGGCGGTCGGCGCCGCCGAGGCCCAGCGAGACACCGTGCGGGATCACGGTGACCCCGCGCTCCCGCAGCCGTACCAGGGAGTCCGGGAGGTGGTCGGTGCAGAGGTTCTCCGCGACCGCCTCCACCCAGTCGATCCCCGGCAGCGCCTCCACCTCGGCGGCGATCTCCGGCCGCCAGCCGATTCCGATACCCAGCTTCATACCGTCCCCCACGCTGTTCCCCCTCGGTTCGTGCAGGGGTGATGACCCCGGAGTGCGGCGATGAATCCGGGAGGGGCGACGTTCAGAGCTTCATTTGAGGTTGAACGGCGCCCGCCGCCCGGACCGCGGTCCTCAGCGGCGGCGCAGCGCCGGATGATCGGCGACCACCGTGCACGAGCCCGGGGCGATCTCGGTGAAGCCCGCGTCCTGCACGACCGGCAGTCCGCTCACCGTCAGCTCCTGCCAGCGGCCCGGCTCCGCCGTGGCCACCGAGAGCGGGAAGCCGGCCTCGCGCCACGCCTTGCGCTCGGTCTCCGGCAGCTCCCACCAGGCGAGCTGCGCCCCGTGCCCGACCTGCGCCATCTCCTTGCCGGCCGACATGCCGAGGTCCGGGTTGAGCCAGAGCACCGGGTGGTCCGGGACGGGCGCGGCCGGCGGCTCCGGATCGTCCAGGTCCGTCCCGGAGACCTGGAGCTTGGCCAGCTCCTTCGGCCAGCCGTCCAGGGGCACCGGCGGGAAGACCCGCACCTCGGCCTCCTCGCCCGTCACGGTGATCCCCGGCAGCGCGGATGCCTTGCGCCACTCCGCGCCCCGGGCCCGCCGGACCACCTTGCGGATACGGGCGTCCTGCCAGTCCCGCATCACCTCCGCCCACTCGCCCTCGCCCACCGACCGCTCGTCGGAGAGCATCACCAGGACCGCGCGGGCGGCCGTGCGCAGGGCATCGGTGCGGGCCGGCGGCGCGGTCTTCTCGATGTGCACCACCAACGGCAGTACGTATTGCGGGGCTTCGTCCCGGTTCGTCCGATCCGACCGGAAGGGGCTGTCCACGGGCGCGGCCGGTTCGGAGGACGGGGGCGCGGGGATGTCGTTACTGCTCACCCGACCAGTCTGCCAGCCGCCCCGGACACCGTTCTTGGCGGAATGAATGGCTCCGGGCGAGGATGCCGCGTATGAAGAGCGATCTCTTTTCCACCGAGCACATGGTCGAGCAGGCAACCGCCCCCGGGATGACACTGCAGAACGCCAAATCCATCAAGTACGCGGTCAACGGGGAGATGCACGCCCGCCAGGGATCGATGGTCGCTTTCCGCGGTGATCTCCAGTTCGAGCACAAGAGCCAGGGCATAGGCGGCCTGCTCAAGCGCGCGGTCACCGGCGAGGGGCTGCCGCTGATGGCCGTGCGCGGCCTGGGCGAGGCGTGGTTCGCCCACGAGGCCGCCAACTGCTTCATCGTGGAGCTGGAGCAGGGCGACTCCCTCACCATCAACGGACGCAACGTCCTGTGCTTCGACCCCACGCTCGCGTACGAGATCAAGACCGTGAAGGGCGCCGGGATGACCGGCGGCGGCCTCTTCAACAGCGTCTTCACGGGCTACGGCAAGCTGGGCCTGATGTGCGACGGCCATCCGATCGTCATCCCCGTCTCGCCCCAGCAGCCGGTCTTCGTCGACACGGACGCCGTCGTCGGCTGGAGCGCCCAGCTGCACACCTCGCTGCACCGCTCGCAGAGCGTCGGCTCGATGATCCGCGGCGGTTCGGGGGAGGCCGTCCAACTGCGTCTGGACGGCGAGGGGTTCGTGATCGTACGGCCCAGCGAGCTGAAGCCCGAGAAGGCGTCCTCCCACTGAACACCGGCACGGAGGCCCTGCGGCTGCGGGGAGTCGGCCGCAGGTACGGCCTCACGGGGCCCTGGGTGCTGCGCGGGGTCGACCTCGCGCTGCCCACGCGCGCCCTCGTCCGCGTCGAGGGGGCCAACGGCACCGGGAAGTCGACCCTGTTGCGGCTCCTCGCCGGGATCGACGCGCCCTCCGAGGGCCGGATCACGGGCCGCCGGCCGCGCACGGCGTACGTCCCCGAGCGGTTCCCGGCGGCCCTGCCCTTCACGGCCGCCGGGTACCTCGTCCACCTCGGCCGCATCCACGGACTGCGGGCGGCCGAGGCGGCGGACCGCGCGCACGCGTGGCTGACCCGGTTCGGCGCCGCCGCGCACGCCGGGACGCCCCTCGCCGAACTCTCCAAGGGCACCAGCCAGAAGGTCGCCGTGGCCCAGGCGCTCCTCGCCGACCCGGAACTGCTGGTGCTCGACGAGGCGTGGACCGGCCTCGACACCGAGGCGCGCGGCGAGCTGGACCGGGCCGTGGCCGAGCGCGTCGCGGCCGGGGCGACGGTCGTCTTCGTCGACCACGACCCGCGCCGCCTGGCCGACGCGGTCGACGCGGCGTACCGGATCGAGGGGCTGAGCCTGACGGCCGCCCCACTCGCCGCGCCCGATCCCCGCGTACGCATCGAGGCGACGGCCCCGCCGGGCACCCCGCTGCCGGCCGGACTGCCCGGCGCTCCCGCGCACACGCGCACCGCCGACGGAACGGCACGCCTCACGGTCCCGGCGGCGCACTCCGACGCCGTGCTCGCCGCGCTGCTGACGGCCCGGCCGCCGTGGCACATCGATCGCGTGGCGCCGGTGCGGGGGCGCGGGACCGGGGGCGCCGCGCAACCGGAGCCCGCGCCGCACCGCTCAGCCACCCGGGACGGGGAACACGCACCATGACCGCGCTCATCCGCTACCAGACCGACCTGCTCGTACGGTCGCAGCGCTGGCTGGCCCCCGTGCTGCTGTATCTGGCCTTCCTCGGCGTGGGCGTCCGCTCCGGGCAGCCCGTGCTCGACTCGCTCGGCTACACCGCCGCCGGGATGCTCCCGGTCACCGCCTGGCTGGTGCGCGTCTGCGTCACCCAGGAGCCGGCCGCCGCCCGGACGGTCGTCGCGGCGGCGGCCGGCGGGCAGCCGAGGGCCCATCTGGCGGCCCTGCTCACCGCGCTGGGATGCGCCGGGCTGCTGGGCGGGGCCGCCACCGCCGTGGTGCTGGCGATCAGTGATCCCGCCAGTACCGACCACGCGGTGCGGGTGCCCCTGCCGCCCGCCGGGGCCGCCGGGCTCCTCGCCACCGTGTGCTGCGTGCTCCTGGGCGCGGCGGCGGGCGCGCTGTGCGGCCGGCCGCTGCTGCACGGACGCGGCTGGTCGATCGCGGCGACCGCGCTCGTGACGCTGCTGGCGCTGGTCACCACCGGCTCGCCCGCCAAGTACGCGGTGACGGGCCTGGTCACCGGCTCGCTGACCGGCACGGTCCACATCCCTGTGCTTCCTCTGCTCGCTGCCGCCGCCGTCACCACCGTCGCGCTCGCGCTCGCCTGCCGGCTCACCTCGGTACGCGGCTGAGTAGGCTCGTACGTATGAGTGAGGACGGGAACGAGCGGGTGGAAGCGGAATCCGGGTCCTGCTGCGGGACGAACCCGGCCGGCACCCCGGAACGGGCCGAGGGCCCGCCGTACGCCGAGTGCGTGCTGTGCCGGAAGCCGACCGAGTACGCCGAGTCCGTCAAGGGCATCACGCTGTGCCCGGTGTGCGAGTGGCAGGAAGCCCAGCGCACGGCCTGCTCGGGCTGAGGCGGGTCCGGCCGCTACCCGGCCATCAGCTCGGACACCTTGACGAAACGGTAGCCGCGCTTCCGTAGCTCCGGCACGATCCGGCGGACCGCCTCGGCCGTCACGGGCGCGGCGCTGCGGGTGCAGTGCATGACGACGAGCGAACCGGACCGCACCCCGTCCAGCACCTGCTCGGCCACCGCGTCCGCGTCCGTCGCGAAGGCGTCGCCGCTGACGACGTCCCACTGCACGGCCGTCACCTTCTCCGGGCCGAGGGCGCGCAGCGTGTCGTCGTCGTAGCAGCCGCCGGGGAACCGGAAGTACGGCACCACATGGCGGGCACCGGTCCCGCGGATCGCCCCGAAGGCCCGCTGGACCTCCTTGCGCACGCCGCCCTCCTCCACCGTCGGCAGCCCGTAGCAGGGTGTCGTGAAGGCGTAGTGGCTGTAGGAGTGGTTGCCGATCTCGAAGAGGGGGTCGGTGCCGATGGAGCGGGCCTGGTCCGGGTACTCCTCGGCCCACCGCCCCGTCATGAACACCGTCGCGGGCACCTTCAGCCGGCGCAGCAGGGCGATCAGTTCCGGGTTGTCGAAGTGCTCACCGGCCGCCGCGCGCGGTCCCTCGTCGGCCGTCATGTCGGCGTCGAAGCTGAGCGCGACGACCTGGGCCGCGTGCTGCGGCCCCCGCGTGAAGACGGGGGTCAGCCCGCCGGGGCCGGGCGCCATGACGGCGGGCTGCCCGGTGGAGGCCGAAGGCGAGGGGGAGGCGGACGCCGAGGGCCGTTCCGCGGCTGTACGAGGCCCGGCCCGGCCGCATCCGACGAGCACCGCACCCAGCACACCCAGAGCAGCCATTTTGTACGCATATCTGACCATTTCCGGAAGCTAGCCGATCGACCGGCGGTTTGCGCGGGGCGGGCCCGCCGACCGGGCTCCGCCCCACGCAGATGGCGCACGAGGTCTCAGCCCGTCAGCGCCATGGTCCCGTCACCGCGAACGTGGTGCCCGGCGTGTAGACGTTCACGTACATCGTCCCGTAGTCCGGTGCGAATGTGACGCCCGCGAACTCGCCCCACTCCGGCTCCTCCGGCGTCCCGATGTTCTGCCGGCCGCGCGCCATCGGGTACACCTCGCCGCGCCGGGTCAGGCCGAACACGTGCTGGGCGCCGCCGCCGTCCTCACAGACCATCAGGCCGCCGCCGGGGGCCAGGGTGATGTTGTCGGGGGACTCGCCGGGCAGCTGGAGACCGGTGTCCGGACCGAAGACGATGACCAGGGTCAGCCGGCGCCGGGCGGGGTCGTAGCGCCAGACCTGCCCGTAGTGGTCCGCCGCCGAACCCTCGTCGCGGTGTGCGAAGCTGGAGACGAAGTAGACGCACGAGCCGCCCCAGTAGCAGCCCTCCAGCTTCTGGCCGTGGGTGATGCCCCTCGGGCCGAAGTCCTGGAACCTGATGGGCGTTTCGGCGGCCTGCGGATCCGGTACGGGGACCCACTCGACGCCCTCGAACACCGTCCCGGTCTCCTGGACGGCCGAGAGGTCCGCCAGCCCCGGCACCCGCATGGCCTCCAGCCGGCCGCCCGCCCGCAGCGAACCCGTACCGCCCAGCGGCTTCTTCGGCAGGAAACGGTAGAAGAGGCCGAACGGCTTCTCGAAGGCGTCCTCCGTCTCGTACACGGTCCCGTCGCGCGGGTCGACCGCGATCGCCTCGTGCTGGAAGCGGCCCATCGCGGTCAGCGGCACGGCGCCGGTGCGGTGCGGGTCGGCGCCGTCCACCTCGAAGATGTAGCCGTGGTCCCTGGTGTACCCGTTGGTGCCGGCCTTGTCCTCCGTCTCCTCGCAGGTCAGCCAGGTGTCCCAAGGGGTGCGCCCGCCCGCGCAGTTCACCGCCGTACCGGCGATGGCGACGCGCTCGGACAGCACCCGGTTGTGGCCGTCGAGCTCCAGGGCCGTACAGCCGCCCTTGCCCATCGGGTCGTACGTGAGCCCCTCGGCCGTCGGGACGGGGATCGCGGCGTCCACCCGGTTCTCGTGGTTGCGCACCAGCCGGACGTGCCCGCCCCGGCCCCGGAACGCGGCCATCCCGTCGCAGTGGCTGGGGACCCGGCCCTCGCCCGAGCGGAGCGGGTCGCCCTCCCGGGACAGCACCCGGTAGCGGAAGCCCTTCGGCAGGTCCAGCAGACCGTCCGGGTCCGGCACGAGCGGGCCGTAACCGCTGTGCCCGCGGGCGGCCGAACTCCCCGCGAAGAGTTCGGTGAACGCTCCGGTGAAGGCGAGGGACACGGCGGCGGCGCCGCTCGCGGCCAGAACGTTCCGCCGGGTGGCGGCGGGGCGGGGTGCGACTGACATGAGCAACTCCCTGTGTGGGGGACAGGTGACATGGCTTCGTCAAGAGCAGGCCTGCCCGGTGGAGGCCATCGGTGAACGTTGTCACGCCGGGCTGTGCGGACCGGCGCCGACGCTCCGGGGCAGCAGCAGACGGAAGACGCAGCCGTGGCCCGGCCGGGTGTCGAGTTCGAGCCGCCCGCCGTGCGCCTCGGCGATGGTGGCGGCGATCGACAGGCCGAGCCCCGACCCGGGTTCGACGCTCTCCCCGGCCGACGGCCCCCGGTAGAACCGTTCGAACACCTGCTGGGCCGCGTCCGGTGTCAGCCCGGGGCCGTCGTCGGCGACCTCGACCGCGCAGGCCGGCACCCCGGCGGGCAGGGCACTCGTGGCGCTGCTGCGGCCGGGCCGGTCGGTTCCCCCGGTCTCCGCACCCGTGCGCACCGCGCCGACCCGGACCTCCACGCGGGCGCCGGGCGGGGTGTGGCGGCAGGCGTTGGCCAGCAGATTCGCGATCACCTGGGACAGCTGATGCGCGTCGCCCAGCGCCTCCACCACGTCCAGCGTGGCCCCCGGACCGTCGCCGCCTCCGCCGCCCAGCGGGGCCAGCCGCACCTCACGCCCCTGATGCGCGACGACGGCCGCGCCGACCCCGTCCGCCGCGAGCGACAGCAGGTCCACCGTCTCCCGGTGCGCCACGGGCGCGTACCCCAGCTTGGCGAGCAGGAAGAGGTCGTCGACGAGCCGGCTCATCCGCTCGGCGTTCCGGGCGATCAGCTCATGGGCCTCGCGGCGGCGCGCGGCGGGCAGGCGCGGCTGCTCCACGAGGAGTTCGGCGAAGCCCTGGATCGAGGTGAGCGGGGTGCGCAGTTCGTGGCCCGCGTCGGCCATGAAGCGCCGCAGCCGCCGCTCGGACGCGTCCTTGCGGAGCAGGGCGGCCCGGACCTGGCCGAGCATCGTGTTGAAGGCGATCCCGAGCCGCCCGGTCTCCGTACGCGGATCGGTGTCCGTCACGGTCAGGGCCGACTCGCCGCCGGTGATGCGCAGGGCCGTCCGCTCCATCCGGGCCAGCGGGCGCAGCCCCAGGCGCACGGCGGCGCTGCCCAGCAGCCCGACCCCGGCGGCGGCCACGGCACCGATCGCGAGGCTGAACCACAGCAGCTTGGACGTGGCCCCCTCCACGGTGTCGAGGGGCAGCGCGACGACAACGGGCCGTCCGTCCGGGCCCCGGTCCGTGACCACCCGCCAGCCCGCGCCCCCGCCGGCGTCCGGCACGGTGGCGGGCCGCCCGTCCTCCAGGGCCAGCCGGGAGGCGGTGGCGGGCAGCCGGGGCCGGCCGGTGCCGCTGCCGAGCGAATCGGACCCGAGCCGGCCGTCGGGGGCGTAGAAGAAGACCCGGAAGTCGGAGGGCAGGACGTCCTCCGGCGCGAGGCCGTGGGGCGGCTTCCCGTACGCGGCCGGGGGCGGCGGGCGGAACTGGGTCAGCCGGTGGTCGATCTGGCCGGTCAGCCAGGACCGCATGACCGCGAGGCCGGCCGCCTGGGAAACCAGCACGGCCACGGTGGCCAGCACGGTGGAGATCAGCACCAGCCGGGTCCGCACCGAGCGGGGCCGGAGCGGCAGGAGCCTCACAGCGCGTCCTCGCGGGGCAGCCGCAGGCAGTAGCCCACGCCCCGCACGGTGTGGATCAGCGGCGGACCCGCGCGGTCGATCTTGCGGCGCAGGTTCTTGATGTACGTGTCGACGATGCGGGTGTCCCCGGCGAAGCCGTAGCTCCACACGTCCAGCAGGATGTCCTGCTTCTCCAGCACCTTCTCCGGCCGGGACACCAGGCACACCAGCAGCCGGAACTCGGTGGGCGACAACTGCACGGGCTCTCCGGCCCGGTGCACGGTGTGCCGTTCGCGGTCGACGCTCAGATCCGCGTACCGCAGCGGAGGCGGCTCGGCGGCCGGGCGGGGAGCACCCCCGGTGCGGCGCAGGATCGCCCGTATCCGCAGCAGGATCTCCTGGATGTGGAACGGCTTGGTGACGTAGTCGTCGCCGCCCGAACTGAGCCCGATGATGCGGTCCTCGATATCGGTGCGCGCGGTCAGGAACAGCACCGGCGTGTAGTCGCCCCGGGACCGCAGCTCCCGCGTCACGGCGAAGCCGTCCGTGTCCGGGAGCATCACGTCCAGCACGACCAGGTCCGGCCGGCAGCGGTCCACCTCGCCGGCCCCGTCCCGCCCGTTCGCCGCCGAGGCGACGCGGTAGCCGGCCGCGGTCAGCGCGGAGGTGAGCAGCGTACGGATGCTCGGGTCGTCCTCGACGACCAGGACGGTGTGCCGGGCCGGCCGGTCGCCCATCGGAAGGATCACCTCACGGCGTTGCGGACACGGCCCGGGGCGGCACCGTGCGGGGGATGGGGCGCGATGCTAGCCGCCGAACTTGTGTGCGTCTCACAGAAACGGGGTACGGCCACGCGGCGGCGCGCCCCGGAGAGGAGTTTCCGGGGCGCGCCGACGGTCAGCCGGTCACCTCCTTGTTCTTCGCCAGCGCGGCGGTCCGCTCGGTGACCGTGGTGCGCAGGGTGCCGACCGCGCTCTCGACGTCCTTCGCGGGGACGCCGGCCCGGGTGAGCTGCCCCGCGAGGTCCTTGAGCGACTTCGTGGCCTTGCCGGAGGCGTAGAACTTCTCGTACAGGTCCTGGTACGCCTTCTTGTAGACGGAGTCGAAGGCGTCGAGCTCCAGGAAGCGCTCCTTCAGCGCGTGCCCGGACCGCATGCCGCCGCCTCCGCCGCCCTTGTCCGCGTCACCGTCCGGCGCCCCGGGCATGTCGCCGAAGTCGGGCATCTCCGCGCCCTCGGGCAGCTCGGGCATCCCTTCCGGCATGCCCTCGGGCATCTGGCCGCCGGCGTCGCCGTCCTTGCCGCCGGCGCCTCCCGGGCGACCGCCCATGCCGCCGCCCATGCTCATTTGGTCGTCCGGGCCGGCCGTCGCGTCCCCGCTGAAGGTGAGGTTGTAGTCCCACCCCAGCACCGAGAACTTCTTGGTGTTCAGGTCGTACCCGAGCAGGTAGTTCTTCCCCGGGCCCGCCATGTCGTCGAAGTTCATCAGCAGGTTCTGCGTGGCGACGTAGTGCGCGAACGAGTCGACGTCCACGTACGTGTGGAGATCGGCGGCGAACTCCTTGTCGGAGGCCTTCTCGACCCACTTGGCCAGCTTCATCACGGGTTCGAGGTCCTGGCTGCCGACCTTGTTCAGCTGCCGGAAGGACGTCTCGTACTTCGAGGGGTCGTCGCCCTGGTAGTCGAATGTGCCGCCCGCCCTGGCCTTGTAGACCACGGACTCGCCCTCGACGGCCTCGGCGTACTCGGTGTCGGGGTTCTCGACCATCAGCCGTACGGCCGTGGGCCGGTCGTTGACCTTCAGGGTCGTGAAGCCGTACCGCTCGGCCGGCTCCCCGGTCCCGTCGATCAGCGAGAGCGCCAGCGCCTCGTTGACGGGGACCTGGGCGTTGCTGCCGGGGCGCAGCGAGATCTCCCGCTCACCCTGGTAGGCGCGGCCCTCCACGTACTCGTCGATCTTGATGAGCCAGGGCAGTTCCTCGGGCTTGTCGGCGGACAGGTTGTACTGCGTCATCCCGCCGCCCCCGCCGGGCATCTGACCGCCGCGCCCGCCCGCAGGCATACCGCCCTGGCCGCCCTGGCCGCCGCCCGGCATACCGCCCTGGCCCCCGCCCCGGTTCCCCCGCAGGGACATCAGGGTCGAGTTGCCCTTGAGCCGGATGCCGACGTCCGTCAGATAGACCCCGTCGATCGTAAGGTCCGCCGGGATGGAGTCCTTCGTGCCGTCCTTCTTGAACTCCTTCATCATCTTGTCGAAGTCGGTCTGCTTGTACTCCAGTTGCACGGAGTGCTTCGCCGATGTGTCGTACAGCCCGACCGTGCCCTTCACGTCCTCCGTGATCGTGTCGGCCTCCACCCGCGAGGCGGAGGTGACGTACGGGGAGATACGGGCGTCGCCGAACGCGTACAGCATCACCGCGAGCCCCGCGCACAGCGCCCCGGCGGGCTTCCAGTGGTGCCGCAGGCGTACGGGCACGCGGTCGCGCAGCCGTCGCCCGCGGGGCGTGCCGTCGACGGGGCTCACAGGTCGGTGGTGTCGTAACCGGTAAGAACAGTTACGCGCTGGCCGGAGGTGCGCTCCTGGA is a genomic window of Streptomyces sp. NBC_00708 containing:
- a CDS encoding TIGR04222 domain-containing membrane protein; the protein is MVPFLLLLVAWGAAGLPCARLCLAGARAARRPDGASGARQLTLYEAAFLSGGPRRVADLALVSMHLRRRLLLAHTGWATVVDPEGRDEVERTVIRAIGPEGQSPIAPVRAAAAAADAVRAVSDRLVAAGLALPHGAGVAPAVRAVRGAALLVAALGAAVLVLTRGGPDSRLLVWFALPLALTLGCLAIARVEAHPYGSWASPAGQRLLETCAVPGDGATGDTLVTVAVRGVDAVDDPALRAALTGRAGIRMRLGRE
- a CDS encoding TIGR04222 domain-containing membrane protein; its protein translation is MAGPGGATTARTRHPAGAGRPLRAGGAVTGMTVLPVLLILAVVCSSVPLISGLARARRRERSGTVHDLSEVAFLHGGPGRVVDTALAAMHADGRLAVGGPGIVAVLRPVAHDPVERAVLQELAAAPSGALAALRVAVMRHAAVQETGDGLAARGLLAPPDADARWRRWGTLQGVLCLLGLPVALFLAISRFMADNDGTGTDLPFFLLAFPALIGGAMTGLICAAVARSRITRAGRRAAAEFGAAHAYRTDPAFLVATRGLRGVADPGLRTHLITAARTRPAGPAYTPSSSTDSALLLAPTVWCAGSSPGGGCGSSSGSSCGGSSGSGCGGGSGCGGGSSCGGGSSCGGGSSCGGGSSCGGGSSCGSSS
- a CDS encoding DUF692 domain-containing protein; the encoded protein is MKLGIGIGWRPEIAAEVEALPGIDWVEAVAENLCTDHLPDSLVRLRERGVTVIPHGVSLGLGGADRPDPGKLADLAARATLLGAPLVTEHIAFVRAGGARTGSPVLEAGHLLPVPRTRAALDVLCENVRIAQEALPVPLALENIAALISWPDEELTEGQFLAELVGRTGVRLLIDVANLHTNHVNRGEDPATALDELPVEAIAYVHVAGGIEKDGVWHDTHAHPVTAPVLDVLAGLRSRVDPPGVLLERDEAFPPAGELAGELDAIRGVLEKGEGASAAWAPPEVPPAPPVAESVRDGVAVAQTALLSALVAGTPAPKGFDRRRLGVQSRALAAKRADVVAKVAPELPGILGDGYRAAFLAYAGARPMTSGYRRDALDFAEHLLVAGRPEDDAARRRLTYWWRDRAAPRPPGRATRLVRAARSALVGR
- a CDS encoding peptidyl-tRNA hydrolase; the encoded protein is MSSNDIPAPPSSEPAAPVDSPFRSDRTNRDEAPQYVLPLVVHIEKTAPPARTDALRTAARAVLVMLSDERSVGEGEWAEVMRDWQDARIRKVVRRARGAEWRKASALPGITVTGEEAEVRVFPPVPLDGWPKELAKLQVSGTDLDDPEPPAAPVPDHPVLWLNPDLGMSAGKEMAQVGHGAQLAWWELPETERKAWREAGFPLSVATAEPGRWQELTVSGLPVVQDAGFTEIAPGSCTVVADHPALRRR
- a CDS encoding AIM24 family protein, with product MKSDLFSTEHMVEQATAPGMTLQNAKSIKYAVNGEMHARQGSMVAFRGDLQFEHKSQGIGGLLKRAVTGEGLPLMAVRGLGEAWFAHEAANCFIVELEQGDSLTINGRNVLCFDPTLAYEIKTVKGAGMTGGGLFNSVFTGYGKLGLMCDGHPIVIPVSPQQPVFVDTDAVVGWSAQLHTSLHRSQSVGSMIRGGSGEAVQLRLDGEGFVIVRPSELKPEKASSH
- a CDS encoding ATP-binding cassette domain-containing protein, with translation MLRGVDLALPTRALVRVEGANGTGKSTLLRLLAGIDAPSEGRITGRRPRTAYVPERFPAALPFTAAGYLVHLGRIHGLRAAEAADRAHAWLTRFGAAAHAGTPLAELSKGTSQKVAVAQALLADPELLVLDEAWTGLDTEARGELDRAVAERVAAGATVVFVDHDPRRLADAVDAAYRIEGLSLTAAPLAAPDPRVRIEATAPPGTPLPAGLPGAPAHTRTADGTARLTVPAAHSDAVLAALLTARPPWHIDRVAPVRGRGTGGAAQPEPAPHRSATRDGEHAP
- a CDS encoding ABC transporter, producing the protein MTALIRYQTDLLVRSQRWLAPVLLYLAFLGVGVRSGQPVLDSLGYTAAGMLPVTAWLVRVCVTQEPAAARTVVAAAAGGQPRAHLAALLTALGCAGLLGGAATAVVLAISDPASTDHAVRVPLPPAGAAGLLATVCCVLLGAAAGALCGRPLLHGRGWSIAATALVTLLALVTTGSPAKYAVTGLVTGSLTGTVHIPVLPLLAAAAVTTVALALACRLTSVRG
- a CDS encoding polysaccharide deacetylase family protein; translation: MAALGVLGAVLVGCGRAGPRTAAERPSASASPSPSASTGQPAVMAPGPGGLTPVFTRGPQHAAQVVALSFDADMTADEGPRAAAGEHFDNPELIALLRRLKVPATVFMTGRWAEEYPDQARSIGTDPLFEIGNHSYSHYAFTTPCYGLPTVEEGGVRKEVQRAFGAIRGTGARHVVPYFRFPGGCYDDDTLRALGPEKVTAVQWDVVSGDAFATDADAVAEQVLDGVRSGSLVVMHCTRSAAPVTAEAVRRIVPELRKRGYRFVKVSELMAG